One Fibrobacter sp. UBA4297 genomic region harbors:
- a CDS encoding OmpA family protein — MKKIVAMSLLAGSFAFAQSGLMGGADGLNQKTAQTLGQGGFAAGFGGQVSYDNWSLTRGGQYSKGNQSGAFYENAGSVTANINFAAGVTDFMDIGLALPLYYDHANSPKNGEGDMWKASRGDLELWAKAKLPFDEMTDGVFNAAIAAQFYFPTGDKSVGVRPRHAWFLHAKGGETHPYGLRNMAFGGELILTLDLQKVGAPLRFNGNVGFVGTVTKGSNTLVYGGGINVLPTDWMDFFVEANGEFRVEKGEYDREPGYDPFTITPGFRFHLPANIDIALGLDVGVRALSNFTWKYSKEMKDADKYQLYYYDKNGKKVQYGYTPTPRYAGTAALTWRFGNVRGADEDNDGVANNVDQCAATPAGAVVDANGCPVDGDNDGVFDGLDQCAETPAGAVVDAAGCPVDSDNDGVADGLDQCAETPAGVVVDAAGCPVDSDKDGVADYLDKCPSTPAGASIDANGCPIDSDKDGVADYLDQCPNTQSGIAVDGKGCPVDSDNDGVADYLDKCPNTAAGLPVNADGCSPDGDKDGIVDALDKCPNTPAGVSVDEVGCPVDSDKDGVADHLDKCPNTLVGVAVDKNGCPNKNQDLDKLKKGIQFKSGSAKLTASSNKTLNNIAKLLKKLPAVNLEVQGHTDDTGSEEKNKIMSEKRAQAVVKYLVKKGIDSERLRAVGYGSDKPIADNKTKKGRKLNRRVELVPFEK, encoded by the coding sequence ATGAAAAAAATAGTCGCAATGTCTCTCTTGGCCGGTAGCTTCGCTTTCGCGCAGTCTGGCCTGATGGGCGGAGCCGATGGTCTCAACCAGAAAACAGCCCAGACTCTCGGTCAGGGTGGCTTTGCTGCCGGTTTCGGTGGCCAGGTCTCTTATGACAACTGGTCCCTCACTCGCGGTGGCCAGTATTCCAAGGGTAACCAGAGCGGTGCATTCTATGAAAATGCCGGTAGCGTGACTGCAAATATCAACTTTGCAGCTGGCGTGACGGACTTCATGGACATCGGTCTTGCTCTTCCGCTTTACTACGACCACGCCAACTCCCCGAAGAATGGCGAAGGCGACATGTGGAAGGCTAGCCGTGGTGACCTCGAACTCTGGGCAAAGGCAAAGCTTCCGTTCGATGAAATGACTGATGGTGTCTTCAATGCCGCTATCGCAGCTCAGTTCTACTTCCCGACTGGCGACAAGTCTGTCGGTGTTCGTCCGCGTCATGCTTGGTTCTTGCATGCCAAGGGTGGTGAAACCCATCCGTACGGCCTCCGCAACATGGCATTCGGTGGCGAATTGATCCTCACTCTTGACCTCCAGAAGGTTGGCGCTCCGCTCCGTTTCAACGGTAACGTCGGTTTCGTCGGCACTGTGACGAAGGGTTCTAACACCTTGGTCTACGGTGGTGGCATCAACGTCCTCCCGACTGACTGGATGGACTTCTTCGTTGAAGCTAACGGTGAATTCCGCGTTGAAAAGGGTGAATATGATCGTGAACCGGGTTATGATCCGTTCACAATCACTCCGGGCTTCCGCTTCCACCTCCCGGCAAACATCGACATCGCCCTCGGTCTCGATGTGGGTGTCCGTGCACTCTCCAACTTCACTTGGAAGTACTCTAAGGAAATGAAGGACGCTGACAAGTATCAGCTCTACTACTATGACAAGAACGGTAAGAAGGTTCAGTACGGTTATACGCCGACTCCGCGTTATGCTGGTACCGCTGCTCTTACCTGGCGCTTCGGTAACGTCCGCGGTGCTGACGAAGATAACGATGGCGTAGCAAACAATGTTGACCAGTGCGCCGCTACTCCGGCTGGTGCTGTTGTTGACGCTAACGGTTGCCCGGTTGACGGCGACAACGACGGTGTCTTCGACGGTCTCGACCAGTGCGCTGAAACTCCGGCTGGTGCTGTTGTTGATGCTGCTGGCTGCCCGGTTGACTCCGACAATGACGGTGTTGCTGATGGCCTCGACCAGTGCGCTGAAACTCCGGCTGGCGTTGTTGTTGACGCTGCTGGCTGCCCGGTTGACTCTGATAAGGATGGCGTAGCTGACTACCTCGACAAGTGCCCGAGCACTCCGGCTGGCGCTTCTATCGATGCTAACGGCTGCCCGATTGACTCTGATAAGGATGGCGTTGCTGACTACCTCGACCAGTGCCCGAATACTCAGTCTGGCATTGCTGTTGACGGCAAGGGCTGCCCGGTTGACTCTGACAACGATGGCGTTGCTGACTACCTCGACAAGTGCCCGAACACGGCTGCTGGTCTCCCGGTTAACGCTGATGGTTGCAGCCCGGATGGCGACAAGGACGGCATCGTTGACGCTCTCGACAAGTGCCCGAATACTCCGGCTGGCGTCTCTGTTGACGAAGTTGGTTGCCCGGTTGACTCTGACAAGGATGGCGTTGCCGATCACCTCGACAAGTGCCCGAACACCCTCGTTGGCGTAGCTGTTGACAAGAACGGTTGCCCGAACAAGAACCAGGACCTCGACAAGCTCAAGAAGGGTATCCAGTTCAAGTCCGGCTCTGCTAAGCTCACTGCAAGCAGCAACAAGACCTTGAACAACATTGCTAAGCTCTTGAAGAAGCTCCCGGCTGTCAACCTCGAAGTCCAGGGTCACACGGATGACACTGGTTCTGAAGAAAAGAACAAGATCATGTCCGAAAAGCGTGCACAGGCTGTTGTTAAGTACCTCGTCAAGAAGGGCATTGACAGCGAACGTCTCCGCGCAGTCGGTTATGGTTCTGACAAGCCGATCGCAGATAACAAGACGAAGAAGGGCCGCAAGCTCAACCGCCGTGTTGAACTCGTTCCGTTCGAAAAGTAA
- a CDS encoding polysaccharide biosynthesis tyrosine autokinase: protein MNEKMTQNGSNPSADDEIDILEILIYLKSKWKVLLVFLILGLGFGCLAAMWLRASYRSDILLQVNVKGNKQGLALGEMGALLDVSTPSAAEMELIKSRVVLDQVVADEKLCFSAYPLNKQDRLMHREGRMDLELLVIPRAFVEAKGKLIARVTADSSAYEVIGLEGEVVLTGTVGETYRKPFAGDTLVICVKSLTATVGQTFLLVAVHPQLAANALLKGLTISEEGKNSGIIRVSLEYRYADRVASILNTIANTYLKQNIEMRSAEAKKTLTFLEEQLPGVKAKLDSAEQKLTSFRHSKGTIDLTGETRLHLEKDVTLQQRLIELEQKKQEALRLFRVEHPTVRTIEEQQARLRRELAKQQRSAASLPVVQQEVLSLQEEVEVNNKLYTNLLNNIQQLRVVQAGEVGNVRIVDQAYVPLKPSKPNRILVFAGVTTGFLLLGCFVVYVRRMLSNGVCSSSEVEQATGVGVYGKLPMLSSKTQNNVMKPYVVAEPDDPFAEGIRALRTALEFSVFSEGKKILMVSGLVQGVGKSFVSTNLAASFAMAGKKVLLVDMDLRRGHLFKHSQKGLCEMLEKEDYSDEYVVKTFDNFYVLGAGARVVNPGSLLNSSRFSAFLDAFRDKYDLIVLDTPPVFQCSDALLVEKHADYLLCVLKHAAHSIESIQDALNTFDRSTETPLQKAFVFNKCERHAGYGYGSYGYYGYHKKY, encoded by the coding sequence ATGAATGAGAAGATGACTCAGAATGGTTCGAATCCGTCTGCCGATGACGAAATCGACATTCTTGAGATTTTAATCTATTTAAAAAGCAAGTGGAAAGTCTTGCTCGTCTTCTTGATATTGGGTCTCGGTTTTGGCTGTCTTGCTGCAATGTGGCTCCGCGCTTCGTACCGCAGCGACATCCTTCTTCAAGTAAATGTTAAAGGGAATAAACAAGGGCTTGCTCTTGGTGAAATGGGAGCCTTGCTTGACGTTTCTACTCCGTCTGCTGCCGAAATGGAACTCATCAAGAGCCGTGTCGTTTTGGATCAGGTCGTCGCGGATGAAAAGCTTTGCTTTTCCGCTTATCCGTTGAACAAGCAAGACCGGTTGATGCATCGCGAAGGTCGCATGGACCTGGAACTTTTGGTGATTCCGCGTGCGTTTGTAGAGGCTAAGGGTAAACTTATCGCCCGCGTGACTGCCGACTCTAGTGCATACGAAGTAATCGGACTGGAGGGCGAGGTCGTCCTTACAGGTACCGTTGGCGAAACCTACCGCAAGCCGTTTGCGGGTGATACTTTGGTCATCTGCGTCAAGTCTTTGACCGCGACCGTTGGTCAGACGTTCCTCCTGGTCGCTGTCCATCCGCAGCTGGCGGCTAATGCGTTGCTCAAGGGACTTACTATTTCGGAAGAAGGCAAGAATTCCGGAATTATCAGAGTTTCTCTCGAATATCGTTACGCTGACCGTGTTGCCTCTATTTTGAACACGATTGCAAACACGTACCTGAAGCAGAATATCGAAATGCGCAGTGCCGAAGCAAAGAAAACCTTGACATTCCTCGAAGAACAGCTGCCGGGTGTCAAGGCCAAACTCGATTCTGCTGAACAGAAACTCACATCGTTCCGCCATTCCAAGGGAACGATCGACCTCACGGGCGAAACCCGTTTGCACCTTGAAAAGGATGTGACTCTCCAGCAGCGCCTCATTGAACTTGAACAGAAAAAGCAAGAAGCCTTGCGCCTGTTCCGCGTAGAACACCCGACCGTCCGTACGATTGAAGAACAGCAGGCGAGACTCCGCCGTGAATTGGCTAAGCAGCAGCGTTCTGCGGCAAGCTTGCCGGTCGTGCAGCAGGAAGTCCTCTCGTTGCAAGAAGAAGTCGAAGTAAATAACAAACTTTATACAAACCTTTTGAACAACATCCAACAGCTACGTGTGGTGCAGGCCGGCGAAGTCGGCAACGTCCGCATTGTAGACCAGGCTTATGTACCGCTCAAGCCGAGCAAGCCGAACCGCATACTTGTATTTGCTGGTGTAACCACCGGGTTCTTGCTCCTCGGTTGCTTTGTCGTGTATGTCCGTCGTATGCTTTCAAACGGCGTCTGCAGCAGCAGTGAAGTCGAACAGGCTACGGGCGTTGGCGTTTACGGAAAGCTCCCGATGCTTAGCAGCAAGACTCAGAACAACGTGATGAAGCCCTACGTCGTTGCCGAACCGGACGATCCGTTTGCCGAAGGCATTCGCGCTCTCCGTACGGCTCTTGAGTTTTCCGTTTTCTCCGAAGGCAAGAAAATCCTCATGGTTTCCGGTCTTGTACAGGGTGTTGGTAAATCATTTGTCTCTACAAACCTCGCTGCGTCTTTTGCCATGGCGGGTAAGAAGGTTCTTCTTGTCGATATGGACCTCCGTCGCGGGCATTTGTTCAAGCATAGCCAGAAGGGCCTGTGCGAAATGCTTGAAAAGGAAGATTATAGCGATGAGTATGTTGTCAAAACTTTTGATAATTTCTACGTTCTAGGTGCGGGTGCACGTGTCGTTAACCCAGGTAGCCTTTTGAATAGTTCTCGATTTAGCGCTTTCCTTGACGCATTCAGGGATAAGTATGATTTGATTGTTCTGGATACTCCTCCGGTATTCCAGTGCAGTGACGCATTGCTTGTGGAAAAGCATGCGGACTATCTGTTGTGTGTCTTGAAGCATGCAGCTCATTCCATTGAAAGCATCCAAGATGCCTTGAATACTTTTGACCGCAGTACGGAAACACCATTGCAGAAGGCTTTTGTCTTCAACAAGTGCGAACGTCATGCGGGGTACGGCTATGGTAGTTATGGCTACTATGGCTATCACAAGAAATATTAA
- a CDS encoding ABC transporter ATP-binding protein: MQTVQPILSVQNLRRDFKMGDEIVHALRGVSFDIYPGEFVTIMGTSGSGKSTMLNILGCMDRPTSGHYILDGQHTETLKRDALARIRSQKLGFVFQSYNLLSRTTAIENVELPLLYNSKVSAEERHHRAIEALKMVGLESRMNHLPNQLSGGQQQRVAIARALVNDPVIILADEATGNLDTRTSYEIMMIFQELHRQGKTIAFVTHEPDIATFSGRTITLRDGLLKKDIINENVQDAKVAFEMLPPPETFEED; the protein is encoded by the coding sequence ATGCAAACCGTACAACCGATACTTTCCGTTCAAAACTTACGTCGTGACTTCAAGATGGGCGACGAAATTGTACACGCCCTCCGAGGGGTGAGTTTTGATATTTATCCTGGAGAATTCGTAACCATCATGGGCACATCCGGTTCCGGCAAGTCCACCATGCTGAACATTCTAGGATGCATGGACCGACCGACCTCAGGGCACTATATATTAGATGGCCAACACACCGAAACCCTAAAACGCGATGCGCTCGCCCGCATCCGGAGCCAGAAGCTCGGGTTCGTTTTCCAGAGTTACAACCTGCTCAGCCGCACGACCGCGATTGAAAACGTGGAACTCCCCCTGTTATATAATTCCAAAGTTTCTGCAGAAGAGCGCCACCACCGCGCCATTGAGGCTTTAAAGATGGTCGGACTCGAAAGCCGCATGAACCACCTGCCCAACCAGCTCTCGGGCGGTCAGCAGCAACGTGTAGCAATCGCACGCGCCCTCGTAAACGACCCCGTCATCATCCTCGCCGACGAAGCGACCGGCAACCTCGACACCCGCACCAGCTACGAAATCATGATGATATTCCAGGAGCTGCACCGTCAAGGAAAGACCATTGCCTTCGTGACGCACGAGCCGGACATCGCCACATTCAGTGGACGCACCATCACGCTCCGTGACGGGCTCCTGAAAAAAGATATCATCAACGAAAATGTACAGGATGCCAAAGTGGCTTTTGAAATGCTCCCGCCACCAGAAACATTTGAGGAGGATTAA
- a CDS encoding ABC transporter permease → MNPFTLAKIALRALLRNRMRTFLSVLGIVIGVAAVITMVAMGEGSKKSIKEQMTAMGTNAITIMPNQSRRGGVQTESTETLEEEDVIAIRENANYINGVSPMVTVGGQAIVGNNNSPTTLSGVSADYLKIRNYEIEDGVMFDDQADRMAKVCVIGQTVVKNLFPDTDPIGKTIRYKSIPLKVIGTLKAKGSGDFGQDQDDVIFTPYQTVMRRFSATTNIRQIYANSIGEGYAAKATEEIMGILKERRNWTKPTDPFRVFTQEEMIQMVTSTSDMLSLVLTAIAGISLFVGGIGIMNIMYVSVTERTKEIGLRMAIGARGRDILLQFLFESVIISLLGGAIGIALGIAASETVKIAMNWPMSVSVTSVVVSFGVCFATGVFFGWYPARKASRLDPIEALRFE, encoded by the coding sequence ATGAATCCGTTTACCTTAGCCAAGATTGCTCTCCGCGCATTGCTCCGTAACCGCATGCGCACATTCCTCTCCGTACTCGGTATAGTCATCGGCGTTGCAGCCGTCATCACCATGGTCGCCATGGGCGAAGGCTCCAAGAAGTCCATCAAGGAACAGATGACTGCAATGGGAACAAACGCCATCACCATCATGCCAAACCAAAGCCGCCGAGGCGGCGTCCAGACAGAATCGACTGAAACTCTCGAAGAAGAAGACGTCATCGCCATCCGCGAAAACGCAAACTACATCAACGGCGTTTCACCTATGGTCACAGTCGGAGGGCAGGCCATCGTCGGGAACAACAACTCGCCCACCACGCTCTCCGGTGTTTCAGCGGACTACCTCAAGATCCGCAACTACGAAATCGAAGACGGCGTCATGTTCGACGACCAGGCAGACCGCATGGCAAAAGTTTGCGTTATTGGCCAGACCGTCGTCAAAAACCTGTTCCCGGACACCGACCCGATTGGCAAGACCATCCGCTACAAGAGCATTCCGCTGAAAGTCATCGGCACACTCAAAGCTAAAGGTTCCGGCGATTTCGGGCAAGACCAGGACGACGTAATTTTCACTCCGTACCAGACTGTGATGAGGCGATTCTCTGCCACGACGAATATCCGACAGATTTACGCGAACTCCATCGGTGAAGGCTACGCCGCAAAAGCGACCGAAGAAATCATGGGCATCTTGAAAGAACGCCGCAACTGGACAAAACCGACCGACCCGTTCCGCGTATTCACGCAAGAAGAAATGATCCAGATGGTCACAAGCACCTCCGATATGCTCTCGCTTGTGCTGACCGCCATTGCTGGAATTAGTTTGTTTGTTGGCGGCATCGGCATCATGAACATCATGTACGTGTCCGTCACCGAACGCACAAAGGAAATCGGGCTTCGCATGGCTATCGGTGCACGCGGCCGCGACATCCTTTTACAATTTTTGTTCGAATCCGTGATTATCAGTTTGCTCGGTGGCGCGATTGGAATCGCACTTGGCATTGCAGCTTCAGAAACTGTAAAAATCGCAATGAACTGGCCCATGAGCGTCTCGGTCACAAGCGTTGTCGTGAGCTTTGGCGTGTGCTTTGCCACAGGCGTATTCTTCGGCTGGTACCCCGCCCGCAAGGCGAGCCGCCTCGACCCGATTGAAGCGCTGAGATTTGAATAG
- a CDS encoding bifunctional 4-hydroxy-2-oxoglutarate aldolase/2-dehydro-3-deoxy-phosphogluconate aldolase, whose protein sequence is MNFLEFLQPMPVVGILRDIPQGAEEACVNASAKCGLKAIEVTMNTAAATEIITKLKSFAKPLGIKVGAGTVRHGSDVEKAIAAGAEFLVTPNTRHEVIRLSNTAGIPIIPGALTPTEVQKAYDLGATAIKIFPVNCVGGPEYIKALRGPFRDIPLMACGGVNAENAASYLKASANLLSFGGSIFNAELMKAGDWATIEARMQKLLDAVKAAIA, encoded by the coding sequence ATGAATTTCCTTGAATTTTTACAACCGATGCCGGTCGTGGGCATTCTCCGCGACATTCCTCAGGGCGCCGAAGAAGCGTGCGTGAACGCGTCCGCAAAGTGCGGGCTCAAGGCGATTGAGGTCACGATGAACACAGCAGCCGCAACTGAAATTATCACAAAGCTCAAGTCCTTTGCAAAGCCACTTGGAATCAAGGTCGGTGCAGGTACGGTCCGTCACGGGAGCGATGTCGAAAAAGCAATTGCCGCAGGTGCAGAATTTTTGGTCACGCCGAACACGCGGCACGAAGTCATTCGACTTTCGAATACCGCAGGCATCCCGATTATCCCGGGAGCACTCACGCCAACCGAAGTGCAAAAAGCATACGACCTTGGCGCAACCGCCATCAAGATTTTCCCGGTGAACTGCGTAGGCGGTCCGGAATACATCAAGGCGCTGCGTGGCCCGTTCCGCGACATTCCGTTGATGGCATGCGGTGGCGTGAACGCAGAGAACGCCGCAAGCTACTTGAAGGCAAGCGCGAACTTGCTTTCTTTTGGCGGGAGCATTTTCAATGCAGAACTGATGAAGGCTGGCGACTGGGCAACCATCGAAGCAAGGATGCAGAAACTGCTGGACGCCGTGAAAGCTGCAATTGCATAA
- a CDS encoding GGDEF domain-containing response regulator encodes MVEEKILIVDDDDVELKRDSDVLKAVGYEVIGCKSGAEALEYLYNNPVELVVLDVNMPNMNGYDVCLNIRKHFPLDDLPIIFLTNQENDASVTQGFQSGASDFVCKSAAPDILLARIGVHLRLARSLRNLREISLTDDLTGAYNRRHAICSLRELFARSKRYGTNFSLVYFDLNGLKKINDQHGHLAGDLLLRSVVNVCNKLLRESDMLFRMGGDEFMVICPDTDLKGAFVCAERMQEAVKSLTIVDQTVAFAYGTASSAEDYKDMDEMLRSADASMYECKRKMRAGRS; translated from the coding sequence ATGGTAGAGGAAAAAATTCTTATCGTCGACGATGATGATGTTGAATTAAAAAGAGATTCGGATGTTCTGAAGGCAGTTGGGTATGAAGTAATCGGCTGCAAATCCGGTGCCGAAGCTCTGGAGTACTTGTACAACAATCCCGTGGAGCTTGTGGTGCTTGACGTCAACATGCCGAACATGAATGGCTACGATGTCTGTTTGAATATCCGCAAGCATTTCCCGCTAGACGACTTGCCGATTATATTCCTCACGAATCAGGAAAACGATGCTAGCGTTACGCAAGGATTCCAGTCGGGAGCTTCTGATTTTGTCTGCAAGTCTGCTGCCCCTGATATCTTGCTTGCAAGAATTGGTGTGCATCTGCGACTGGCACGTTCGCTTCGCAACTTGCGCGAAATCTCTCTGACGGATGACTTGACGGGCGCCTACAACCGCAGGCATGCCATCTGCTCGCTCCGTGAATTGTTCGCCCGTAGCAAGCGCTATGGCACGAATTTCTCGCTTGTCTATTTTGACTTGAACGGCCTCAAGAAAATCAATGACCAGCATGGACATTTGGCGGGAGACTTGTTGCTCCGTTCTGTCGTGAACGTTTGCAATAAACTGCTTCGCGAATCGGATATGCTTTTCCGCATGGGCGGTGACGAGTTCATGGTTATTTGCCCGGATACCGATTTGAAGGGCGCATTTGTCTGTGCCGAGAGAATGCAAGAGGCTGTGAAGTCGCTCACGATTGTAGACCAGACGGTTGCCTTTGCGTATGGCACGGCAAGCTCTGCCGAAGACTACAAGGACATGGACGAGATGCTCCGCAGTGCGGACGCTTCCATGTACGAGTGCAAACGCAAGATGCGCGCTGGACGCAGCTAA
- a CDS encoding menaquinone biosynthetic enzyme MqnA/MqnD family protein has product MTLRVGRIPFLVCAPFFFNSVGRENEFPEVAFVDGPPSVHCAGLKDGSIHLSPASSITFAQKPGAFVLSPVLCTSCSFEVRSVKLFSRYPLQELSNKRIRMTSQSKTSVTLLRILLENRYGLKPEYVPGLAAESTDDACLLIGDLALEENERHRFAYSYDLGTLWQEWQGLPFVFGAWVISKDALSASLRPILDDYMVRLESGIREFRKNPSLALDVWLAKYPVNLPRPLVEDYFSVLDYHFTDERKQSLSLFFKLAAQMGLVESAPPIEFLE; this is encoded by the coding sequence ATGACTCTCCGTGTTGGTCGAATCCCTTTTTTGGTCTGTGCGCCGTTTTTCTTTAATTCTGTCGGGCGCGAAAATGAATTTCCCGAGGTGGCCTTTGTCGATGGCCCGCCGAGTGTGCATTGTGCAGGTCTCAAAGACGGCTCTATTCACCTTTCTCCGGCGTCTTCGATTACGTTTGCGCAAAAGCCGGGCGCCTTTGTGCTGTCGCCTGTGCTCTGCACGTCGTGCTCCTTTGAAGTGCGCTCGGTCAAGCTGTTTTCGCGTTATCCACTCCAGGAGCTTTCGAACAAACGCATCCGCATGACATCGCAAAGCAAGACGTCTGTTACGTTATTACGAATTCTTTTGGAAAATCGCTATGGGCTTAAGCCCGAATATGTGCCGGGGCTTGCGGCTGAGTCGACTGACGATGCGTGTCTCTTGATAGGTGACTTGGCGCTTGAAGAAAATGAACGCCACCGCTTTGCGTATAGTTATGACTTGGGGACGCTTTGGCAGGAATGGCAGGGACTTCCGTTTGTGTTTGGTGCGTGGGTGATTTCGAAGGATGCGCTCTCGGCTAGCTTGCGCCCTATTCTCGATGATTATATGGTGCGACTGGAATCAGGCATTCGCGAGTTCCGCAAGAATCCATCGCTGGCTTTGGATGTGTGGCTTGCGAAGTATCCGGTGAATTTGCCGCGCCCTCTCGTTGAGGATTACTTTAGCGTGCTCGATTATCATTTTACGGATGAACGTAAACAATCGTTATCGCTTTTTTTCAAATTGGCGGCTCAAATGGGGCTAGTTGAATCCGCACCGCCGATAGAGTTCCTCGAGTAA
- a CDS encoding glycoside hydrolase family 5 protein, with product MKKERLRGVNLGGWFSQVDCIEEKDPVGFPGVVGHIKTFLGTSDFKRIHDAGFNHVRLPVDYFNLFKGDDLKPDEEIFALLDKALKDIQDADLDVILDLHKCPGHDFHLASNHEQAFFADANARKDTRKIWAFMAERYSSMPRVMMELLNEPAASDSKVWDKVKDEIFWEIRKHAPKNTIVVGANKWNSTREFEFLTPLDDDNAIYSFHTYTPVTFTHQGAAWIDDPFFKIERPWPGDYAAPEVGGTTRLNVEFGKWDKAKLQASIQNALDFRAKYDLPVSCNEFGVYVQVPRKYQLAWMRDFLDILRDADVGYSYWNYKNLDFGLVSKGESLHNDLPQYNNPERLDTELMEMIAKG from the coding sequence ATGAAGAAAGAAAGATTGCGCGGAGTGAATTTGGGCGGATGGTTCAGTCAGGTTGACTGTATCGAAGAAAAGGACCCGGTCGGTTTTCCGGGAGTCGTAGGTCACATCAAGACGTTCCTTGGAACAAGCGATTTCAAGCGCATCCACGATGCGGGGTTCAACCACGTTCGCTTGCCGGTCGACTACTTTAATTTATTTAAAGGCGACGATCTCAAGCCGGACGAAGAAATCTTTGCGCTCCTGGACAAGGCGCTCAAGGACATTCAGGATGCAGACCTGGATGTGATTCTCGATTTGCACAAGTGCCCGGGTCACGACTTCCACCTCGCCAGCAATCACGAACAAGCTTTCTTTGCCGACGCGAACGCCCGCAAGGACACGCGCAAGATTTGGGCATTCATGGCCGAACGCTATAGCTCCATGCCGCGCGTGATGATGGAACTTTTGAATGAACCGGCCGCAAGCGATTCCAAGGTTTGGGATAAAGTCAAGGACGAAATCTTCTGGGAAATCCGCAAGCACGCCCCGAAGAACACTATCGTCGTAGGCGCCAACAAGTGGAACAGCACGAGGGAATTCGAATTCTTGACACCGCTCGATGACGACAATGCCATCTACAGTTTCCATACCTACACGCCGGTGACGTTTACGCACCAGGGCGCCGCTTGGATTGACGATCCGTTCTTCAAGATTGAACGCCCGTGGCCGGGTGATTACGCCGCCCCTGAAGTTGGCGGCACAACGCGTTTGAACGTGGAATTCGGCAAGTGGGACAAGGCCAAGTTGCAGGCAAGCATCCAGAACGCTCTTGATTTCCGCGCCAAGTATGACTTGCCGGTAAGCTGCAACGAGTTCGGTGTTTACGTACAAGTTCCTCGCAAGTATCAGCTTGCCTGGATGCGCGACTTCCTCGACATCCTCCGCGACGCCGACGTGGGTTACAGCTACTGGAACTACAAGAATCTGGACTTCGGTCTCGTTTCGAAGGGCGAATCACTCCACAACGATTTACCGCAGTACAATAACCCCGAACGCCTCGACACAGAACTCATGGAAATGATTGCGAAGGGGTAA
- a CDS encoding GNAT family N-acetyltransferase, producing MVRQYIDNESIRFIRLQPFNKVKSFDCGDADLNDFILNRATLFDKYMLAVSYTCVDINDTSRPLAYFSLANDKIATSDFPSMTEFNRFRRKQGFPNEKRLKSYPAVKLCRLAVDICAKKQKLGTQVLNIIKSMFVINNKTGCRFITVDAYLAAVPFYEKNGFRMMNLEDNDPHTRLMYFDLMDLVA from the coding sequence ATGGTTCGACAATATATAGATAACGAGTCTATTCGATTTATTCGACTGCAACCATTCAACAAAGTCAAAAGTTTTGACTGCGGAGATGCTGATTTAAACGATTTCATTTTAAATCGCGCAACTCTTTTTGACAAATACATGTTAGCGGTCAGCTACACCTGTGTTGACATCAACGACACCAGCAGGCCTTTAGCCTATTTTAGCTTGGCAAACGACAAAATCGCAACCAGCGACTTTCCTAGCATGACGGAATTCAACAGATTCCGCCGTAAACAAGGATTCCCGAACGAGAAAAGGCTAAAAAGCTACCCCGCCGTGAAGCTCTGCCGCCTAGCCGTTGACATCTGCGCCAAAAAGCAAAAACTCGGTACACAAGTTCTAAACATCATCAAGTCCATGTTCGTCATCAACAACAAGACAGGCTGTCGCTTTATAACGGTTGACGCCTACTTGGCAGCAGTTCCGTTCTACGAAAAGAACGGATTCCGCATGATGAATCTGGAAGACAACGATCCGCATACACGATTGATGTACTTCGACTTGATGGATCTGGTGGCGTAA